The sequence below is a genomic window from Lycium ferocissimum isolate CSIRO_LF1 chromosome 9, AGI_CSIRO_Lferr_CH_V1, whole genome shotgun sequence.
CATGTTGACTCACTCTATTATAGCACGAAGGAGGGCATCCACAAGAAGGACCACACTCGTATACAAGAGGCTTAATTTCAACAATAGCTCCATTATGGTTGTAAGGGATCTCAAATCCATTTTTAACTGCACATGAGCACCTGTTGGCATCAGAATATCTACCAATACAATCACAGCCTTTAGGTGGAGCAGGGCGGAAACCAGCTGGATACATCATCTTCTTGATATACTTGAATGGTGGGGGTTTCTCACCATCAATTGTGTTCACAGTTGTTATAGGTAGAGACTCCTTCCCTTCTGTAATATCAGGAACACAAACACCATGCCGCATGTTGGACTTTTTTGATGATTGTACTTCTTTCCAAGTAAGCTTTGGTTGTCCAGGAATTCTCACCAACTTGAACATAAAGACCATCTTACCATGTGGCCCCTGTTCTCTCCAATAATTGTCAACAGTGTATAAACCATCGTACACATAAGTAGTCACCACAGGTGCTCTTCCGCCCCTGGATTCACAAGTCCTGGTCTCCTTAGATCCATGAATCACCCGAACAGGATTCCTTGTACCTATGCTATTCTTCAAGGCTAAATTACCTTTCACAAGTTTCTGGTCTTCAGGGATTTTGACCTTGCCGACCACATTTCCACCTTGCCCAGAATAAATCAGCTCATCAGCATctccaaaatcatcatcataggcCCCTGAAGCAACAATACTAGTTGCAACCAGCATTCCTCCATTGTTTAGGAAATCTATACCAGCCTGATATAAGCGATGAACTCCCACAAGAGCAAGTTCAACCCTGTATTGGAACGCATCTCCTACTTCAACTCCTGGAACTTCTCCCAGTATCTGCGGTCCTGTATTAACTTCCATCCCTTTTTCTTTGATAATCTTAGCTGCTTGAAGATCAATCCTTAcgttcattttatatttttgctTAGCTTTTACTTCTCCaggccttgagtttgattcttcCCCCCGCAAGATTTTTCTACAGGTAGACTGAAACTGACGAAGAGTCTCTCTAACTTTACTGCGAGCATCACTGCGACTGGAACTTTTTGGACCAAAACGTGGTTGAGTCACGTCAAACTCACACTGCCCCTGTCCAATAGGAGAATCTTCAGGTACTGCTTCACAATCCAAATCACGAGTTCCATCATTGCTGGCAGCCGGTGCACTTGAAAATCCTGGCGCAGCTTTACCAATAAAACCTGATTTAGTCCTTCCAAATAgtctctgccgaaattttgagTTAGGAATACTTTTTCTGGCAACAGCTGAGGATTTATTGCACCGATACATGTTAGGCTTTTGAACTTGGTTTCCACTCATCAGGCCATCTAAACTAGTTTGCTGCCTCTGACTCCAGGGACAGTATTTCTCAGCCATCAGACCTTGCACAATTGGCCTAGGAGTTTGCGACCTCTGCCTCCATGGAGAATAAGGCTCATCCACCAACCCATGCACAATTGGCCTGCTAATTTTATCTCCAGAACCAAAACCATGTTTTGCAGTAGTCGCCTTTTCACGTTCATTCCGTGAATTTACAATAAACTCCTTCCGCATAATTTTTCTTGTATCCTCATTCTCCTTTTTCGTCATTGTCTCTGGAAACATTACAGTTCTTTCAAGTTGGCTCCTTCCAACATAGTTATCTTGGACATCTTCGGGGTCTTCAATGCAAACTGTTGCTCTTTCCATTAAGCTACCCATAACATTTTTCGACGTCTCAATCACTTCATTTTCTGTAACTCCCTTATCTAACACAACCACTCTCTTGCTTGCTTCACTACCACCCAAGCGATCCAGTACGGTTGGCTTAGGAGCATTTCTTCCACAAAATGGAGGGAAGTCACGAACAGCAAAAACTCTTCCTTGGCAGTACTTTTTCTTTGGCAATGGGGAAATATTATCCTCGACACTTCCATTCTTGAGTGGCTGCTGAGGCAGTGACAATAGTTTCAGATCACAAACAGGAATTTTCCTACTATCAGTCACACTGCCAGGGTGCATTGAATGTCTCTCCACATCAACTTCCGGCACTAATTCATCATACCGAATGACTTTTGCTTTCTTGAGCAATGACCTTTCACTATTTTCAGGATCTTTAGACAACTCAAATCCAAGTGATCTGACATGACTCGTTGGTTCTTCCAACCCGTTTTCTATCACAGTCGTGGTTCTGGCTAACCCATTCCCTGCCAACTTATCCAATTCTTCATTCTCTTCCATGTCAACGAGACAGTCCACACCTTCAGCAGAATCGAACTCATTCCCAGTGTTAGGACCATTGTCACCATGGGCCACCAGAGTGTCAGCCATATTTTCACTGATGGAGACCACATCATTTTCCTTGTGGTTCAAGCAAACTTTTGGAGCATTTCTACCACAACCTGGGGGAAAATCCCGCACTGCCCATACTTTCCGAACTTTATGCTTCTTCACGCATTCAGCGGATAAACCATCATTTGAGAACGCCACCATCCTCCACCAAAATCCTTGTTTTGCAAGTCAAAATGCTGAAAAAACAAACCCAGTATGTTAAAATAAACCGATAATAATGAAGGAAAAGCTTGATGTGAGTCACACTGGTCATGTAATATATGGGTACTCAAAAACAACTTATATTTTGAGGATGCATCACATATGggtactcaaaaaaaaaaagtcacacTGGTCATGTAACATTTTCTCTAACTAAAAGATAATGACTAAACTTCCATTTTCTCCAAGAGTACAAAGTAAGAACTTGGTaccctttattttatttttttggaaaagtaCCACAAAatacatcaataacaagaataaAATGTCAGCTGAACAAGACTCAAAATCTAGCTAGCCCTTTACATATTCACAGCTCATTTACCAAGAGCGATCATTCCCAGAATTAACAAACAAAATGAAGCAAAAACTGATGAACAATGTAAAAGCAATTGTGCTTTACTGACATTTTTTTGGTGCCTGTGTAACTGAATTTTTCTCTTGGAACTGTCTGAGTGAAAGACAGTAAAAGATATTCGAGCAAAAGGAGATTACCGTACTCTAATACTTTTTTATTCTCACTTTTCTTACATAAAAGATTTAGGTAAATTACACTAAGTTGTGAATATAAAGATATAGGGTGTGTTTTGTATGAACGaaaatgttttttctttaatattcttCGAGGAAATGAATAGattctaaatttatttatttttatttttgataagtaagtagAAATATCatcttaaaaatatttatatataattcagGTAAATATTATGGGCGTTGGGGTGGAGGTGGGTGTGTGGGGTTTTGGGGCTATGTGACCGGGTGGGAGTGAGTGAGGTATATTAAAGCGTGGGAAAAGGACAATCAATATGAAATGTTAGTATATCAATAACATGTAGAAGGGGTAGTGTGGTTCGTGGACTAAATTGCTCTGAGATTATCGTTCTAGGATTATAATTCTTGGACTAATTTATCCAAAGGTcgagataaaataatcccaaaatTTGATGGGATAAGGTGGATATCCTGTATTAAGTTTGAGATTAAAACTATATTGTGTTTGGTTGACATTATAAATCTATCATTTATCTCTCTATCAAACACAATAAATTTaagggaattttacataaatgactacactttgggGGTTTAAAATTTGCCATAGCTACGCCAATATTTAATTTTACGCTTACTCGCCGTATTCAAAAAATATTCCGTATTCATAAAACTACtagttgtattcatgaatacgccgaataaaaattcaaaaattcttttcatcGTATTCAAATCATATGTATTCAACTCACTCGTATTTATGTCAAATGTATTTAACTCGGTTGTATTCATCTATAGCTaattttacattgtattcactttaccgtatttaaaaatcaatggtattcaaacaacataaatacaaaaaatattgtattcaacttgttgcatacaaattttttttttttaaaaataatacacaaaaattgaatacataaaaaaactagatacactaaaaaataacaaaaacactcaaaaaactgaatacaaaataataaaatgaatacaatctaaaaaattaaccaaaaaactcaaaaataataaatacaaatgCTCTCGGCAGATCTGAGAAAAGCGGAAAGAGAGAGGTCCGGACAAAGAACAACACAACCATAACTATTTCtgaattttctcttttcttgaagattGAAGACTAGATGCGTAAAAAATTAGTAATAATTGATATCACgcagaaaaagaaatattagtGGGAATAATAGGAAATGGAAGAGATATAGGAAGGAATATAGCAAATTTTACAAAGTCTAATATGGAGGGCCCATAGTTTAGAAAATAGACGAATTATATGTTTTtcatggaagagagagagagcgaggGAGAAGGGagggaggagagagaaaaatgtGAATATAAAagttcgtttttttattttaacctaTTTTATATGTTTTAGTTATGGAATGTAATTGATATACACTTTTTAGTTATGCCAGTAAATTAATTAAAGATAGCTACTAGATAAAAAAATCTAATGTTAGCTACACCATGTAGATTTCCCTAAATTTAATC
It includes:
- the LOC132069413 gene encoding histone-lysine N-methyltransferase, H3 lysine-9 specific SUVH5-like; translation: MADTLVAHGDNGPNTGNEFDSAEGVDCLVDMEENEELDKLAGNGLARTTTVIENGLEEPTSHVRSLGFELSKDPENSERSLLKKAKVIRYDELVPEVDVERHSMHPGSVTDSRKIPVCDLKLLSLPQQPLKNGSVEDNISPLPKKKYCQGRVFAVRDFPPFCGRNAPKPTVLDRLGGSEASKRVVVLDKGVTENEVIETSKNVMGSLMERATVCIEDPEDVQDNYVGRSQLERTVMFPETMTKKENEDTRKIMRKEFIVNSRNEREKATTAKHGFGSGDKISRPIVHGLVDEPYSPWRQRSQTPRPIVQGLMAEKYCPWSQRQQTSLDGLMSGNQVQKPNMYRCNKSSAVARKSIPNSKFRQRLFGRTKSGFIGKAAPGFSSAPAASNDGTRDLDCEAVPEDSPIGQGQCEFDVTQPRFGPKSSSRSDARSKVRETLRQFQSTCRKILRGEESNSRPGEVKAKQKYKMNVRIDLQAAKIIKEKGMEVNTGPQILGEVPGVEVGDAFQYRVELALVGVHRLYQAGIDFLNNGGMLVATSIVASGAYDDDFGDADELIYSGQGGNVVGKVKIPEDQKLVKGNLALKNSIGTRNPVRVIHGSKETRTCESRGGRAPVVTTYVYDGLYTVDNYWREQGPHGKMVFMFKLVRIPGQPKLTWKEVQSSKKSNMRHGVCVPDITEGKESLPITTVNTIDGEKPPPFKYIKKMMYPAGFRPAPPKGCDCIGRYSDANRCSCAVKNGFEIPYNHNGAIVEIKPLVYECGPSCGCPPSCYNRVSQHGIKVPLEIFKTDTRGWGVRALTSISSGTFICEYTGKLLEDIEAERRIGNDEYLFDIGQNYSGCTMNSLAEEGGYTIDAAHYGNVGRFINHSCSPNLYAQNFFYDHEDKKMPHIMLFAADNIPPLKELSYHYNYYVDQVYDSDGKIKEKKCFCGSSDYTGRMY